The following are from one region of the Coriobacteriia bacterium genome:
- a CDS encoding O-antigen ligase family protein has translation MSRVATAAAWTLAATLCASMLAWTNLTGLGIGANPLTYDDLALARFVAGTIGISAVWFLLALMIERGNPLSVDNTLLALGALALWSVLSAAFAGTTLVWLGQSERLEGVATMFLYALAYGAGLQVGRARRVVRTLAATVAVCATLLAVHGLLQVIGLDPTSYLHSGSTLYLGSAFASLSNPNFLAGVLVIALPIAGGLAASASSTLAKWSWAAIGAVILAALYATYSQGAWLGAVVQLAIAVALWVVARGRVRPAGEREADSPSAGRAGAGRTRLAWLVSASIVLVGVIIIVAVTGVATSRGLRLWGSSLSETGSGRILLVQTTAGAVADKPVLGFGADNYLEAFLLHRPDRFVEVFGEQSTTNNAHFWLLQYAATLGVVGALLLAAALGMGLWRARPVVAGESEQANALQVAIWLGLVGYAVQMMFNVAVLASTVPFWVLMGALCAPRARRMVVEGRSKRVLTVATATLLAVSILGGGALISADALYMASRDAYWGDAPGDPVALAGRAAQLNPLSIKYARGEAQARSALVSQAIEGGGSAQDVRRLHDEAVAAFERTLSRSPRDYAAHSWLAGLHLRVGTHLGDQELVEEAFSLARTAATLDRTHWSVVPLLDGDTSDGAARLAALAPPLP, from the coding sequence ATGAGCCGAGTCGCGACCGCAGCCGCATGGACGCTGGCTGCGACGCTTTGCGCAAGCATGCTCGCTTGGACCAACCTCACCGGACTTGGCATCGGAGCTAATCCGCTCACCTACGATGACCTTGCTCTAGCGCGTTTCGTCGCAGGAACCATAGGCATCTCGGCGGTCTGGTTCCTGCTGGCGCTGATGATCGAGCGCGGCAATCCGCTGAGCGTCGACAACACGCTGCTTGCCCTTGGCGCGCTTGCCTTGTGGTCGGTGCTCTCTGCGGCCTTTGCAGGCACGACGCTCGTGTGGCTTGGCCAGTCGGAGCGACTCGAAGGGGTCGCCACGATGTTTCTCTACGCGCTGGCATACGGAGCCGGCCTGCAGGTTGGTCGTGCGCGACGGGTCGTGCGCACGCTCGCCGCGACGGTCGCGGTGTGCGCGACTTTGCTCGCGGTCCACGGGCTGCTGCAAGTGATCGGCCTTGACCCCACCAGCTACTTACATAGCGGGTCGACGCTCTATCTTGGCTCGGCGTTCGCCAGCCTGAGTAATCCGAACTTCCTTGCGGGTGTGCTCGTAATCGCACTGCCGATTGCCGGAGGGCTTGCCGCGAGCGCGTCATCGACGCTGGCGAAGTGGTCTTGGGCCGCAATCGGCGCGGTCATACTGGCGGCTCTCTATGCTACCTACTCGCAAGGCGCCTGGCTCGGGGCAGTCGTCCAGCTGGCGATCGCAGTGGCTCTTTGGGTGGTGGCGCGGGGCCGGGTGCGGCCTGCCGGTGAGCGTGAGGCTGACAGTCCGAGCGCGGGGCGTGCCGGGGCGGGGCGGACGCGACTTGCTTGGCTTGTCTCTGCGTCCATAGTGCTTGTCGGCGTCATCATCATCGTCGCCGTGACCGGAGTCGCCACGTCGCGGGGCTTGCGCCTGTGGGGGTCAAGCCTCTCCGAGACGGGCTCGGGCCGCATCCTGCTCGTACAGACCACGGCGGGTGCCGTTGCCGACAAGCCCGTTCTGGGGTTTGGCGCGGACAACTACCTTGAGGCGTTTCTGCTTCACAGGCCTGATCGGTTCGTCGAGGTTTTCGGCGAGCAGTCCACGACGAACAATGCGCACTTCTGGCTGTTGCAGTATGCGGCGACGCTTGGAGTGGTGGGTGCGCTTCTGTTGGCGGCGGCCCTGGGTATGGGTCTGTGGCGGGCAAGACCGGTTGTCGCGGGCGAGTCCGAGCAAGCCAACGCGCTTCAGGTGGCCATCTGGCTTGGATTGGTTGGCTACGCGGTTCAGATGATGTTCAACGTGGCGGTGCTCGCCTCGACAGTACCGTTCTGGGTGCTTATGGGCGCGCTCTGTGCGCCGCGCGCCCGCCGTATGGTTGTGGAAGGCCGGTCGAAACGCGTGCTCACGGTTGCGACGGCCACGCTTCTTGCTGTCTCGATCCTGGGCGGGGGAGCGCTCATCTCAGCTGACGCGCTCTACATGGCGTCCCGCGATGCGTATTGGGGTGATGCTCCGGGCGACCCGGTTGCGCTCGCCGGGCGCGCGGCGCAACTGAACCCCCTGTCAATCAAGTATGCGCGCGGAGAGGCTCAGGCCCGCTCAGCGCTTGTATCTCAGGCCATAGAGGGGGGTGGGTCCGCACAGGACGTTCGTCGGCTCCACGACGAAGCGGTCGCGGCGTTCGAACGCACGTTGTCACGCTCGCCCAGAGACTACGCTGCGCACTCATGGCTTGCGGGACTGCACCTGCGCGTTGGGACGCATCTGGGAGATCAGGAGCTTGTCGAGGAGGCGTTCTCGCTGGCCAGGACGGCCGCCACTCTCGATCGCACGCACTGGAGCGTGGTGCCGCTTCTCGATGGGGACACCTCTGACGGCGCGGCTCGGCTCGCGGCCTTGGCGCCGCCTTTGCCCTGA
- a CDS encoding O-antigen ligase family protein, with protein sequence MSGPRRLGTVGAQAAPCDSLAERIAWRSLLTAVFLIPLANAVFTMPFTGRTVIYDMYDLPKMFVLWSTVFVALGSFSWYVFAEGGRVRASRAFAIIPVLLGWLALVTALSVSPSTSLFGQYQRSEGLVTYLLYAAVFVLTVQLVSSAHRVRNIAMTLVAASAPVSIYGIIQFFYIDPVAWQNLDFAGRAFSTYGNPGGLSNFLVFSVAVSFALVASERSDRLRVTWWLVLLLNILALVLTFTRGAWIGSVVALGVAALILARQGVRPIRKIDLPFSVGAAILLATFALVDRRGDSVTSLPSRLASLVQPTAGSGMTRLKLWEAATGAIADRPAFGFGPDTFQLVFPAYRTPDYFLSAPLAAFADNAHSYPLQLAASVGIVGALLLFGSLAWILYTCRHVIASRASSRANAVVAGFTGAIVGYLVTLLFGISEPGTTFLLWIALGIVAAPSATTAVLSKRLTRTSTAIVAVAICAGLFLYGLVPIFADLRYFEARFSIGQTRTDAVNDAVRLAPYRVEYRKYQTQVHLENARDSVLDALRTEAGVTETVRSSWDSALAYAESAISEFPWDYQDYQLLALSYLFGGSEVDSAYYANVVDVTSRGLARFPNSPILLIQRAEARAAQGDARSAREDLQRSLEMEPRADTTALKAKIESLEATSPARQETPVSP encoded by the coding sequence ATGAGTGGCCCTAGGCGACTCGGCACAGTGGGCGCGCAGGCTGCGCCATGCGATTCTCTCGCGGAGAGAATCGCATGGCGCAGCCTGCTGACTGCCGTGTTTCTGATTCCGCTTGCGAATGCTGTCTTCACCATGCCGTTCACAGGTCGCACCGTCATCTATGACATGTACGACCTTCCGAAGATGTTCGTTCTGTGGTCAACGGTATTCGTCGCACTGGGATCATTCAGCTGGTATGTCTTCGCTGAGGGTGGCAGAGTTCGAGCCAGTCGCGCATTCGCGATCATACCGGTGCTTCTTGGTTGGCTCGCTTTGGTCACGGCGTTATCGGTGAGTCCGTCAACCTCTCTCTTCGGACAGTACCAACGGAGTGAGGGGCTGGTGACATACCTGCTCTACGCGGCAGTCTTCGTTCTCACGGTTCAGCTCGTCAGCAGCGCCCATCGTGTTCGCAATATCGCGATGACGCTCGTAGCAGCGAGCGCTCCGGTTTCTATCTACGGCATCATCCAGTTCTTCTACATTGATCCCGTGGCGTGGCAGAACTTGGACTTCGCCGGCAGGGCCTTCTCTACCTACGGAAACCCCGGGGGGTTGAGCAACTTCCTCGTCTTCTCCGTGGCGGTCTCGTTCGCCCTTGTGGCCTCTGAGCGCAGCGACAGGCTACGCGTCACTTGGTGGCTGGTGCTGCTGCTGAATATCCTGGCTTTGGTGTTGACCTTCACGCGTGGTGCCTGGATCGGATCCGTCGTCGCGCTGGGAGTCGCAGCTCTGATTCTGGCCAGGCAGGGTGTTAGGCCCATCCGGAAGATAGACCTCCCGTTCTCGGTTGGCGCGGCTATCCTGTTGGCCACGTTCGCGCTCGTCGACAGGCGCGGCGACAGTGTGACAAGCCTTCCAAGCCGGCTCGCATCGCTCGTCCAGCCCACCGCCGGGAGTGGGATGACTCGCCTCAAACTCTGGGAGGCCGCAACGGGGGCGATCGCGGACAGGCCCGCGTTCGGTTTTGGTCCAGACACGTTCCAGCTGGTGTTTCCCGCGTATCGAACCCCGGACTACTTCCTCTCAGCTCCGCTGGCCGCCTTCGCGGACAATGCGCACAGTTACCCCCTGCAGCTGGCCGCATCGGTTGGCATCGTAGGAGCGCTGCTGCTGTTCGGGAGTCTCGCTTGGATTCTCTATACATGCCGCCACGTGATCGCGTCGCGGGCGAGCTCACGCGCTAATGCCGTGGTCGCGGGTTTCACCGGGGCGATTGTCGGCTACCTCGTTACCCTCCTCTTCGGAATCTCTGAGCCGGGGACGACGTTCCTGCTATGGATTGCGCTCGGGATCGTCGCCGCGCCATCTGCCACCACCGCCGTTCTGAGCAAGCGACTCACTCGAACCAGCACGGCGATCGTCGCAGTTGCCATCTGTGCCGGTCTGTTCTTGTACGGGCTGGTTCCCATCTTCGCAGACCTACGATACTTCGAGGCGCGATTCTCGATTGGCCAGACGAGAACAGATGCCGTCAACGACGCTGTGAGACTGGCTCCGTACCGTGTCGAGTATCGGAAGTACCAGACGCAGGTCCATCTAGAGAACGCTCGAGACTCTGTGCTTGATGCTCTGCGCACCGAAGCTGGCGTGACTGAAACAGTCAGGTCTTCTTGGGATAGCGCTCTCGCGTATGCTGAGAGCGCTATCTCCGAGTTTCCGTGGGATTATCAGGACTACCAACTGTTAGCTTTAAGCTACCTCTTCGGCGGATCAGAAGTGGACTCCGCGTACTACGCGAACGTGGTTGATGTGACCAGCAGAGGGCTTGCTCGGTTCCCCAACAGTCCGATTCTGCTGATTCAGCGCGCTGAGGCTCGGGCGGCGCAGGGCGACGCACGGTCTGCCCGAGAGGATCTGCAGCGTTCACTCGAAATGGAACCGCGGGCCGACACGACTGCATTGAAGGCCAAGATCGAGTCGCTTGAGGCGACGAGCCCCGCGCGACAAGAGACCCCTGTCTCTCCCTGA
- a CDS encoding alpha-isopropylmalate synthase regulatory domain-containing protein, translated as MGTDRIHIYDTTLPDGEQSPGASMNTEEKVTIRVRAGISTRRGAHSDIIVASAKAYTNAHNRLLVAEKREVADEVQGR; from the coding sequence ATGGGTACTGACCGCATCCACATATACGACACCACCCTGCCCGACGGCGAGCAGTCGCCGGGCGCTTCGATGAACACCGAGGAGAAGGTCACGATTCGCGTGCGCGCCGGTATCTCCACCAGACGTGGCGCTCACTCGGACATCATCGTTGCGAGCGCGAAGGCGTACACCAACGCGCACAACCGGCTGCTTGTGGCCGAGAAACGCGAAGTCGCGGACGAGGTGCAGGGGCGATGA